The region GCGCACATGTTCGATGAGGCGCTACAGTCTTGGGCATCGGATCGAACACGGGTTCGGTCGAGTCCCGGCAGGTGAGGAGTGTGCGATGGCTGTGCCGACGGTGTCCGCCGCCCCCGCTCCCACTCCCGCTTCCGGCCTCGCCGGCCCGGCTGCGTTGGATCGCGGCGTACCGTCCCCGGCTCCGCCCGTCGTCGTCCCGGTCGTGCCGGCCCAGGCTCCGCCCGCCGCCGTGCGGTGCGTGCCGGGGCCGCGCCGGGCGACACGCCGTAGCGCTTTCTACGGAAATCTACGACGGCCGCTATATCCCGTCATAAAGTCCGAGAGCGTGGACCCCGTGCGCAACCCCTACGCCCCCGGCGCCGGACAGCGCCCCCCGGAGCTCGCCGGCCGCGATCGCGAGCTCCAGCAGTTCGAGGTCGTGCTGGAGCGGGTGGCCCGGGGCCGCCCGGAGCGGAGCATGGTCCTCACCGGCCTGCGCGGTGTGGGCAAGACGGTCCTGCTCAACACCTTCAAGTCCATGGCCATGCAGCGGCTGTGGGGCACCGGGAAGATCGAGGCCAGGCCCGACCAGTCGATCCGCCGCCCGGTGGCCGCCGCGATGCACATGGCCATCAGGGAGCTCGCGCCCCGGCACCGCGCCCCCGAGCGCATCGAGGAGTTCCTCGGCGTGCTCAAGGCGTTCGCCATGCGCGATCCCGCCGCCGCGAAGGGCACGTCCCACTGGTCGCCCGGCATCGACGTCCCCGCCGCCCGCGGCCGGGCCGACTCCGGCGACCTGGAGATCGACCTGACCGAGCTGTTCGTCGACGCGGCGGGCGTGGCGACCGATCTCGGCGTCGGCATCGCGCTGTTCATCGACGAGATGCAGGACGTGCAGGCGCCGGACGTCTCGGCCCTCTGCGCGGCCTGCCACGAGCTGTCGCAGAGCGGCGGCCCGCTGATCGTCGTCGGCGCCGGCCTGCCGCACCTGCCGAGCGTGCTGTCGGCCAGCAAGAGCTACTCCGAGCGGCTGTTCCGGTACGCCCGCATCGACCGGCTCGACCGCGACGCCGCCGACCTGGCGCTGATCGTCCCGGCCGGCCGAGAGGACGTGGAGTTCACGCCCGACGCGCTCGACGCGCTGTACGAGGCGGCCGACGGCTACCCCTACTTCGTCCAGGCGTACGGGAAGGTCGCCTGGGACCTCGCGCCCCGCAGCCCGATCACCGCCGAGGACATCAAGGTGTCCGCGCCGGAGGCGGAGGAGGAGCTCGCCGTCGGCTTCTTCGGCAGCCGCTACGAACGGGCCACCCCCGCCGAGCGCGACTACATGCACGCGATGGCCCAGCTCGGCGACGACCCGGTGCCGACGGCCGAGGTGGCCGAGGCGCTCGGCCGCAAGCCGTCGAGCCTGTCCCCGGCCCGCGACAGCCTGATCAAGAAGGGCCTGATCTACAGCGCGGAGCGCGGCGTGATCGGGTTCACCGTCCCCCATTTCGGGAGGTTCCTGCGTGCCCAGCCGGTCTGAGCGGCACGCCATCGACCTCTCTACGGCTTTCTAGAGGGGAAGCTAGAGAGCCGTAGAGAGCTGAAGTGAAGTCCTCGATGCGGGAATCTACGCCTGTATAGCGTCAGGCCGATACAGGGGTAGATTCCCGCAGAGAGGCGTCCGTACGGTCGCCGGTGGTGGCCGCGACGCGGCCGTCCGCCCCGACCACGGCGGCGCGGACGGCGGGACGGCGTCCGCTCAGATACACGGCGAAGACCACCTCGGCGCCCTCCTGGGCGGGGAACACGAAGAAGCGCCAGCACAGCTCGCGCCACATGTCGGACGGCTCACCCGTCAGCAGCGACTCCGCGTGCGCCCGCCACGCCGCACTGGCGCGTAGACGGGACAGCGCCCGCCCGGGAGGCAGCGGCCGCTGCTCGCACGGCGCCCGGTGCCGTACGCGGGCGACGACCTCGTCGACCTCCGGCGAGAGGGCGAGCAGCACCAGGACGAGGCCGCCGGCGACCCAGGCCGCCGTCCCCCGCGGCAGGCCGGCCGGCCCCATGAGCCCGGCCGAGGTGTTCAAGGTGTTGCCCACCGCGACGTTCCCCACCGCGACGAGGACCGCCATCGCCGTCAGCGCGGCGGCCCGTCCGATCGACCGCAGCCCGACCGGCGCCGCGCTGACCTCGCCGAAACAGCCGCACCCGACGTCGGGCCGCCGCCTGCGCAAATCCCACAGGACATACGTCGCGATCGCGAAGAACACCACCGGCGACCAGCGCGTGACGGGGTGGTCCACCACCAGCGATCCGCCGGCCAGGGCGAACTCGGTCAGCGCGCAGGCGAGCATCGCGGGCCTGGCGAAGCGCTCCGGCGCGAGCGCGACCGGGCCCAGCCGGGTCAGCGCGCCCGGCGACGCCTCACGCCCGGACGTGGCCAGCTTGGCGACGCCGCCCAGTGTCAGCGTCAGGGCGAGGACCGGCAACGCGGCCGTCGCGATGATCGTAAGCACCGGTCACCCCAATCCGACGCGGGCGTTGAAGCAGCCCTTGGTCAAGTCTCCCCCGAGCGCGACGTAGGACGACGCCGACAGTTCGACGATCCTCCCGCGCGGGGAGGTGCCGCATTCCAGGCAACGGTCGCAGAACCGCCCGGCGAGGCATCCGCACGCCACGATCGGCAGCGTGTCCGCCCGCCCGTCGCACACGTTTCGTACGCGTAGCAGCGAGCCCAGCGCGAGGTACGGCAGGCCCGCGCAGGAGACGCCCGCGTCGTCGCAGCCGGTGTCCCCGGGTTCGAGCACGGGATAGGCCGCCCCGTCCTCCGGTAGGTCCGCCCACACGGCCGTGCCCGCGACGCTGGCCTGGACTCCTCCGTACGCCGGGGGAGCCGGGGGCGATGCCGCGGCGTGGTACGGCGGCTGCGAGGTCGCGGGGAGTTGCGCCAGCGACGTGCCCTGGTCGAGCAGGCCGATGGCGTCGAACAGATAACCGGGCTCCAGCTTCGGGTGCCGTACCCGGATCCGCCCGGAGGAGCGGTAGGGGACGACGATGGAGCGTTCCCGGCGATGCGGGCCACAGTCGAGGTCCACGGTGAGATCCCGGGTGCCGCGGACGTCGCGGATGACGCCGGTGATCCGCGTGACGTCGGCCCAGACGCGCTCGGCCACCGTGCCCGAGCGCAGCGCGCGAATGACCACCCGCGACCCGATGGGCACGTCGGCGGGCGCGACCGCGCCGCCGCGCCAGGCGGTCGCCCACGGTGCGATCACCAGGCGCCGCTGCCGGCCGTCGCCGGCCGCCACGATGATCAGATGCGGGCTGACGTCGATCACCTCGCCGTCGACCACGTCGTACGGCGCCTCCTCCTCCGGCGACCGCGGCGCGGGCCCGGGATCGCGCCCGAGCGCCGCAGCGGCCAGCACGCGCCGTCGCGCTCCGGCCCGGTGCGGTAATGACCCTTCCACGTCCTCCAGCCTCACATGCCGGGGCGGGATCGAGGGGCGGTTTTCCGGGCGATGGTGGCGTCCGGGATCAATATTCCTCCTCCCGGTGCAAGGGCTGCCACCCGCCGTGGGCAAACCACCGCCCGGGCGGGATTACGGTCCGTCCGTCCGGCCGCTACCGGCTTGTCCGGTGTTTACGCAGGCCGGGGCGAAACCTGAATTCCGGCTCAGTCGGATCCGATCGCGTGGCTGCGATTCTGGCACGAGATGCCTCTCTGGCCCGGGTTGGTGATCACTGATCGTGAACCACGAGGAGTTCCACACGTACGTCCAGTCCCGCGGGGCGGCGCTGCTCCGGGTCGCCAACCAGCTGACCGGCAACCCCAGCGACGCCGAGGATCTGCTGCAGACCGCCCTCGCCCGCACCTACCTCGCCTGGGACCGCATCCGCGACCGGTCGTCGCTCGACGGCTACGTGCGGCGGGCGATGGTCAACATCAACATCTCCTGGTGGCGGCGGCGCAGGCTGGAGGAGTATCCCTCCGAGGCAATTCCCGACGTACCGGCGCAGCAGGACGCGCGGCACCGGTACGACGAGCTGGAGCAGGCGCTCGACCGGCTCCCCACCCGGCAGCGGGCGGCGATCGTGCTGCGTTACTACGAGGACATGACCGAGCCCGAGATCGCCAGGACCCTGGGGATCAGCGTGGGCACGGTCAAGAGCACGGTCTCGCGGGGCATGGCGAAACTGCGCGGCGATCTGGTCGTCCCCGATCCCCGGGAACGGGTGAACTGACCACCGCGCGGCTCACCTCTTGCGCTTCTCAGGTCTCGCGCTTCTCAGGTCTCGCAGACCACGCCGTCGCCGTCACGGTCGTCGTACCAGTCGTACTCGACGTCGATGCCCCGGACGTACGGCCCGTAGCCGGCCTTGTTGGCCTCCGCGCAGGTGCCGAAGTGGGGATCGAGCGAGCCGTCGTCGCCTGTCGCGGTGGGCGTGGGGGTCGGCGTGGGAGTCGGCGTCGGGGTGGGCGTGCCGCCGGTCAGCCCGTCTGGGCCGGCGGACGCGCCGGGCGCGGGGGAGGCGCCGTCGGCCGGCTCCACCGCGATGTCTCCCGACGATCCGGGCGGGACCTGGATCGAGCCGCGCTTGTCGTAGGTGTCGGCCGCCCAGCACGGGCCCGACCACATGCCCCGGCCTTCGGCCTGGGCGCGCATCTGCTCGGCGAACTGCCAGTCGGTGTAGCTGTGGCCGGGCAGGTAGGGCACGGCCTGGGCGAACCCGCTGCGGACCATGTCACCGTTGACGTACAGGCCCTTGGGCGACCACGTGTAGACGAGGATGCGGCCGTTCTCGGTCACCTGCTCGGCGGCCCGCACGTAGGCCGGCTTGCCGGCGGGAAGCAGCGCCTTGAGCCGCGCGACCGCGCCTTCGTACCAGCAGTCGCCCTTCTCCGGCGCGTCCGCCTCCAGGAGACCGATCCGTACGGTGCGGCCGCTGGAGGTCACCACGTCGAGGGCGTCGCCGTCCACGATCTTCTTCACCGTCACCTCGACGGCGTCCTTCGGCACGGTCTTCGGCCGGGGGGTCTTCCTGGCCTTCGCGGTCGTGCTCGGGGTGGCGCTGGGGCTCGGCGTCGCGCTCGCGCTCGGGCTGGGGGTCGCGGCCGGAGTCGGGGACGGGGTCGGCGTCGCGCTCGGACTGGGACTCGGGCTCGCGGCGGCGAAGGCGCTGGTAGACGCGGCCACGGGAACCGCGAGGACCGCGGTGGCGAGGACGGCGAGTGCGTGTGAGGGGAAACGCACGAGTGCTCCATTGGCTGGGGTACGGGGGACACGTCGGCTTCGTGGAGCCGTTTCCTGGATTACGGAGTCCACCAGAAAACGATCGTTTGCGCCAGTCCGTCCGGTCAGTTCCCTCGAATCACGATCCTGTTCGGGTCAGTCCGTCCTGGCCCGCGACGGCCTCCCGGCTCCGTCCGCTCCCGCGGTCGCGCAGGGCCGCACGACGTCGCGGATCACCCGCAGGGTTCCCAGGAAGTCGGCGAGCCGGTCGTCGGTCAGCAGGCCGGTGAACCAGGTC is a window of Microbispora sp. NBC_01189 DNA encoding:
- a CDS encoding thermonuclease family protein, with protein sequence MRFPSHALAVLATAVLAVPVAASTSAFAAASPSPSPSATPTPSPTPAATPSPSASATPSPSATPSTTAKARKTPRPKTVPKDAVEVTVKKIVDGDALDVVTSSGRTVRIGLLEADAPEKGDCWYEGAVARLKALLPAGKPAYVRAAEQVTENGRILVYTWSPKGLYVNGDMVRSGFAQAVPYLPGHSYTDWQFAEQMRAQAEGRGMWSGPCWAADTYDKRGSIQVPPGSSGDIAVEPADGASPAPGASAGPDGLTGGTPTPTPTPTPTPTPTATGDDGSLDPHFGTCAEANKAGYGPYVRGIDVEYDWYDDRDGDGVVCET
- a CDS encoding ATP-binding protein — its product is MDPVRNPYAPGAGQRPPELAGRDRELQQFEVVLERVARGRPERSMVLTGLRGVGKTVLLNTFKSMAMQRLWGTGKIEARPDQSIRRPVAAAMHMAIRELAPRHRAPERIEEFLGVLKAFAMRDPAAAKGTSHWSPGIDVPAARGRADSGDLEIDLTELFVDAAGVATDLGVGIALFIDEMQDVQAPDVSALCAACHELSQSGGPLIVVGAGLPHLPSVLSASKSYSERLFRYARIDRLDRDAADLALIVPAGREDVEFTPDALDALYEAADGYPYFVQAYGKVAWDLAPRSPITAEDIKVSAPEAEEELAVGFFGSRYERATPAERDYMHAMAQLGDDPVPTAEVAEALGRKPSSLSPARDSLIKKGLIYSAERGVIGFTVPHFGRFLRAQPV
- a CDS encoding SigE family RNA polymerase sigma factor encodes the protein MIVNHEEFHTYVQSRGAALLRVANQLTGNPSDAEDLLQTALARTYLAWDRIRDRSSLDGYVRRAMVNINISWWRRRRLEEYPSEAIPDVPAQQDARHRYDELEQALDRLPTRQRAAIVLRYYEDMTEPEIARTLGISVGTVKSTVSRGMAKLRGDLVVPDPRERVN
- a CDS encoding MauE/DoxX family redox-associated membrane protein; translated protein: MLTIIATAALPVLALTLTLGGVAKLATSGREASPGALTRLGPVALAPERFARPAMLACALTEFALAGGSLVVDHPVTRWSPVVFFAIATYVLWDLRRRRPDVGCGCFGEVSAAPVGLRSIGRAAALTAMAVLVAVGNVAVGNTLNTSAGLMGPAGLPRGTAAWVAGGLVLVLLALSPEVDEVVARVRHRAPCEQRPLPPGRALSRLRASAAWRAHAESLLTGEPSDMWRELCWRFFVFPAQEGAEVVFAVYLSGRRPAVRAAVVGADGRVAATTGDRTDASLRESTPVSA